From a region of the Pseudomonas fulva 12-X genome:
- a CDS encoding flippase: protein MSASRVQEGMKYLLNSGWMLAEKFLMLAIGLATTVVLARYLGPEEFGYLNYALALLGLLSIVVHLGLTGLVVKELRSNPDNEDQILSTVFMIKVGCSVIAFAIMMSTYFFGNDQNFLVLLFTALALFFTPFEMLIDWFQARVQAKYAAVAGFVGQLGGNGLKMILAVAGAGLVYIALAHVVVVMITSAILVCYAVMLKRDFRFDFSWSLGKTLLKKSFLIFMGSLSAVIYLKVDQIMLQYMLGEYAVGVYSAASRLSEAWYLIPTILMASVFPKMIDLHKSDTAGYNRFMQVSLDVLFFMAFALAVVVFFLSDWIVNLLYGQQYADAGPVLAVHIFAATFVFMRALFSKWIIIEEAFIFSLVTQGLGALSNIVLNYFLIRSHGVVGSAWATLISYGVAGYLSLLLSRKTRPLFVMMTKSMCLHVFLSVPQLIRELRRT, encoded by the coding sequence ATGAGTGCCTCGCGTGTCCAGGAGGGCATGAAGTACCTCCTCAATTCCGGCTGGATGCTGGCCGAGAAGTTTCTGATGCTGGCCATCGGCCTGGCCACCACCGTGGTACTGGCGCGTTACCTGGGCCCTGAGGAGTTCGGTTACCTCAACTATGCGCTGGCGCTGCTGGGTTTGCTCAGCATCGTCGTGCACCTGGGGCTCACCGGCCTGGTGGTCAAGGAGCTACGCAGCAACCCGGACAACGAAGACCAGATTCTTTCCACGGTCTTCATGATCAAGGTGGGCTGCTCGGTGATCGCCTTCGCGATCATGATGAGCACCTACTTCTTCGGCAACGACCAGAACTTCCTGGTGCTGCTGTTCACCGCCCTGGCGCTGTTCTTCACCCCGTTCGAGATGCTCATCGACTGGTTCCAGGCGCGGGTGCAGGCCAAGTACGCAGCGGTGGCCGGCTTCGTCGGTCAGCTGGGCGGCAACGGCCTGAAGATGATCCTCGCCGTCGCTGGCGCGGGCCTGGTGTACATCGCCCTGGCCCATGTGGTGGTGGTGATGATCACCTCGGCGATCCTGGTCTGCTACGCGGTGATGCTCAAGCGCGATTTCCGCTTCGACTTTTCCTGGTCGCTGGGCAAGACCCTGCTGAAGAAGAGCTTCCTGATCTTCATGGGCTCGCTGTCGGCGGTGATCTACCTGAAGGTCGACCAGATCATGCTGCAGTACATGCTCGGCGAATACGCCGTGGGCGTCTACTCGGCGGCCTCGCGTCTGTCAGAGGCCTGGTACCTGATCCCGACCATCCTGATGGCCTCGGTCTTCCCGAAGATGATCGACCTGCACAAGAGCGACACCGCCGGCTACAACCGCTTCATGCAGGTGTCGCTGGACGTGCTGTTCTTCATGGCCTTCGCCCTGGCGGTGGTGGTGTTCTTCCTCTCCGACTGGATCGTCAACCTGCTGTACGGCCAGCAGTACGCCGATGCCGGACCGGTGCTGGCGGTGCATATCTTCGCGGCCACCTTCGTGTTCATGCGCGCGCTGTTCAGCAAGTGGATCATCATCGAGGAGGCCTTCATCTTTTCCCTGGTCACCCAGGGCCTCGGGGCGCTGAGCAACATCGTCCTCAACTATTTCCTCATCAGAAGCCACGGCGTGGTCGGCTCTGCCTGGGCGACGCTGATTTCCTACGGCGTGGCTGGCTACCTGAGTCTGTTGCTGTCGCGCAAGACGCGGCCGCTGTTCGTCATGATGACCAAGAGTATGTGTCTGCACGTGTTCCTGAGCGTGCCCCAATTGATTCGTGAATTAAGGAGAACGTGA
- a CDS encoding polysaccharide pyruvyl transferase family protein, which produces MYVEIRKAGFVNKGAALMLHAALQQVRKNLPAAKVVMEPGRAKSPYPYFNRASLGLYQKAWLWRKGIPFGDLATLVPAGIREQYGIVLDKDINVVLDAAGFAYSDQWGPDLSEELARSSKRWKKQGSKVILLPQAFGPFRDPRSREAVKAFVDNCDLIFAREQISYDYLTEIVGERDNIKIAPDFTNLITGPVPDYFDPEIHQICLVPNCRMLDKTDDSVSKGYAPFLERAAKALVERGAKPFLLIHEGEGDARLAEQVSKAVGGLPILRETDPLAIKGILGACRGTLGSRFHGLVSALSQGVPSLATGWSHKYQMLFADYGFSEGVLDINLSDEELNRALDNLTDPVQMQALSARLNAHSAELKTRTQAMWNEVFALIEQGRRVRSEKPVAVATGR; this is translated from the coding sequence ATGTACGTCGAGATTCGCAAGGCCGGTTTCGTCAACAAGGGCGCTGCGCTGATGCTGCACGCCGCTCTGCAGCAAGTGCGCAAGAACCTGCCGGCTGCCAAGGTGGTGATGGAGCCTGGCCGCGCCAAAAGCCCCTATCCGTACTTCAATCGCGCTTCCCTGGGGCTGTACCAGAAGGCCTGGCTGTGGCGTAAGGGCATTCCGTTCGGTGACCTGGCGACGCTGGTGCCGGCCGGCATCCGCGAGCAGTACGGCATCGTGCTGGACAAGGACATCAACGTGGTGCTGGACGCCGCCGGTTTCGCCTACAGCGACCAGTGGGGCCCGGACCTGTCCGAAGAGCTGGCCCGCTCCAGCAAGCGCTGGAAGAAGCAGGGTTCCAAGGTCATCCTGCTGCCCCAGGCGTTCGGGCCGTTCCGCGATCCGCGCAGCCGCGAGGCGGTGAAGGCGTTCGTCGACAACTGCGACCTGATCTTCGCCCGCGAACAGATTTCCTACGACTACCTGACCGAGATCGTCGGCGAGCGCGACAACATCAAGATCGCGCCGGACTTCACCAACCTGATCACCGGGCCGGTGCCGGATTACTTCGATCCGGAAATCCACCAGATCTGCCTGGTACCCAACTGCCGCATGCTCGACAAGACCGACGACAGCGTCTCCAAGGGCTACGCCCCGTTCCTCGAACGTGCGGCCAAGGCGCTGGTCGAGCGTGGTGCCAAGCCGTTCCTGCTGATCCATGAAGGCGAGGGCGATGCGCGCCTGGCCGAGCAGGTGTCCAAGGCCGTAGGCGGCCTGCCGATTCTGCGCGAGACCGATCCGCTGGCCATCAAGGGCATCCTCGGCGCCTGCCGCGGCACCCTGGGCAGCCGCTTCCACGGCCTGGTCAGCGCGCTGTCGCAAGGCGTACCGTCGCTGGCCACCGGCTGGAGCCACAAGTACCAGATGCTGTTCGCCGACTACGGGTTCTCCGAAGGCGTGCTGGACATCAACCTGAGCGACGAGGAGCTGAACCGCGCCCTCGATAACCTCACCGACCCGGTGCAGATGCAGGCGCTGTCCGCGCGCTTGAATGCGCACTCCGCGGAGCTGAAGACCCGTACCCAGGCCATGTGGAACGAAGTGTTCGCTCTGATCGAGCAGGGCCGTAGAGTACGCAGTGAGAAGCCGGTTGCCGTGGCGACAGGTCGTTAA
- a CDS encoding ATPase domain-containing protein, with product MEQLQRLQSGIEGLDALLKGGLVAGASYIVQGRPGSGKTILANQVAFNHVREGGRVLVATLLAESHERLFQFLSTMSFFDPSKVGAEIQFVSAFDTLENEGLDEVVKLLRREISRQKATLLIVDGLLNARSKAENQIDTKKFIAELQGHAAFAGCTVLFLTSSRLDDGSPEHTMVDGVIEMGEELFGARSVRRIHLRKTRGSGALSGLHECEITDDGLVIHPRLESLYSHPSQPDSETLALVSSGIPSLDGLIGGGLSASSVTLIMGPAGVGKTTLGLNFLAQSTVEEPGLHFGFYETPQRLRLKAKALGVDLEALEAKGALHIMWQPTTEGLLDGLGARVIKAVREKGIKRLHIDSLGGMARVATGSARLIEFFSALMSQLRAMGVTVFATWEMRDLFAAEINAPAPELSSIVDNLILMRFVEKDAELKRLLSILKMRDSRYDPSLLEVVISDHGIELSKAFRHAAGALSGNAVPAQDA from the coding sequence TTGGAACAGCTACAACGCCTGCAAAGTGGGATCGAGGGTCTTGACGCTCTGTTGAAGGGCGGTCTGGTGGCCGGTGCTTCCTATATCGTTCAGGGACGCCCCGGCTCTGGCAAGACGATTCTCGCCAACCAGGTCGCGTTCAACCACGTACGCGAAGGTGGCCGGGTTCTGGTCGCCACCCTGTTGGCCGAGTCCCATGAAAGGCTCTTTCAATTCCTTTCCACGATGAGCTTCTTCGACCCCAGCAAGGTCGGCGCCGAGATCCAGTTCGTCAGCGCCTTCGACACTCTGGAAAACGAAGGGCTCGACGAAGTCGTCAAGCTGCTGCGCCGCGAGATCAGCCGTCAGAAGGCCACGCTGCTGATCGTCGATGGTCTGCTCAACGCCCGTTCCAAGGCCGAGAACCAGATCGATACCAAGAAATTCATCGCCGAACTGCAGGGGCATGCGGCCTTCGCTGGCTGCACGGTGCTGTTCCTGACCAGCTCGCGGCTGGATGATGGCAGCCCCGAACACACCATGGTCGATGGGGTGATCGAGATGGGTGAGGAGCTGTTCGGCGCTCGCTCGGTGCGCCGCATTCACCTGCGCAAGACCCGCGGCAGCGGCGCCTTGTCCGGTCTGCACGAATGCGAGATCACCGATGACGGGCTGGTGATCCACCCGCGGCTGGAGAGCCTGTACAGTCACCCGAGCCAGCCGGACAGCGAAACCCTGGCGCTGGTTTCCAGCGGCATCCCGAGCCTGGACGGGCTGATCGGCGGCGGCCTGTCGGCCTCTTCGGTGACCCTGATCATGGGGCCGGCGGGCGTTGGCAAGACCACCCTGGGTCTCAACTTCCTGGCGCAGTCCACCGTCGAGGAGCCGGGTCTGCATTTCGGCTTCTATGAAACGCCACAGCGCCTGCGCCTCAAGGCCAAGGCACTGGGCGTCGACCTGGAAGCACTGGAAGCAAAAGGCGCGCTGCACATCATGTGGCAGCCGACCACCGAAGGGCTGCTCGACGGCCTCGGTGCACGTGTCATCAAGGCGGTGCGCGAGAAGGGCATCAAGCGCCTGCATATCGACAGCCTCGGCGGTATGGCCCGCGTTGCCACGGGCAGCGCGCGGCTGATCGAGTTCTTCAGCGCCTTGATGAGCCAACTGCGTGCCATGGGCGTGACGGTGTTCGCCACCTGGGAAATGCGCGACCTGTTCGCTGCCGAGATCAACGCCCCGGCGCCGGAGCTGTCGAGCATCGTCGACAATCTGATTCTCATGCGTTTCGTGGAAAAAGACGCTGAACTAAAGCGCCTGCTTTCCATACTTAAGATGAGGGACAGCCGTTACGATCCCTCGCTTCTGGAAGTGGTCATCAGTGATCATGGTATTGAACTCAGCAAGGCCTTCAGACATGCGGCGGGTGCGCTGTCGGGCAATGCCGTCCCTGCGCAGGACGCCTGA
- a CDS encoding nitroreductase family protein, whose amino-acid sequence MKMLKESLKKVLPRDSIDNLKALQKRLAMGWIRALSRSAMLRRFHYSFFSSAFDREAYAVVVGHLQHEQNLSGAEPVNYFLRRAVHRIEKGLIMQPRRQVFALDYINDTVDSYIASLKGNVDRDEVSWAHDVLAEYFAVTGDHPVLNRAREKFARLERPSGSPETLRNPDAERVPFAADVSTPSVDFTAMRQLAMKRRSVRWYQQDRPVPREVIDKAVEVAVQSPSACNRQPYRFVVFDDPASVAQASRLPMGVAGFDHNFPAIVAVVGRLRAYPHVRDRHVIYIDGALAAMSFMYALETQGVSSCSINWPDIPEREEAAAKLLKLDPDERIVMFISLGYAADTGLVPYSQKLSLEEARSYMRLESPAR is encoded by the coding sequence ATGAAAATGTTGAAGGAATCCCTCAAGAAGGTCTTGCCGCGGGACAGTATCGATAACCTCAAGGCGTTGCAGAAGCGGCTTGCCATGGGCTGGATCCGCGCGTTGTCGCGTTCGGCCATGCTGCGCCGTTTCCATTACTCGTTCTTTTCCTCGGCCTTCGACCGTGAAGCCTATGCGGTGGTGGTCGGCCACCTGCAACACGAGCAGAACCTTTCCGGCGCCGAGCCGGTGAACTACTTCCTGCGCCGCGCCGTGCACCGCATCGAGAAGGGCCTGATCATGCAGCCGCGGCGCCAGGTGTTCGCCCTGGACTACATCAACGACACCGTCGACAGCTACATCGCCTCGCTCAAGGGCAATGTGGATCGCGACGAAGTCAGCTGGGCCCACGACGTACTTGCCGAGTACTTCGCCGTGACGGGCGATCACCCGGTGCTCAATCGTGCCCGCGAAAAATTCGCCCGCCTGGAGCGCCCCAGCGGCTCGCCGGAAACCCTGCGTAACCCGGATGCCGAGCGCGTGCCGTTCGCCGCTGACGTGAGCACGCCGAGCGTCGACTTCACCGCCATGCGTCAGCTGGCCATGAAGCGCCGTTCGGTGCGCTGGTATCAGCAGGATCGCCCGGTGCCGCGCGAGGTGATCGACAAGGCCGTGGAAGTCGCCGTGCAGTCGCCGAGCGCCTGTAACCGCCAGCCATACCGTTTCGTGGTGTTCGATGATCCGGCGTCCGTGGCCCAGGCGTCGCGCCTGCCGATGGGCGTGGCCGGTTTCGATCACAACTTTCCGGCCATCGTCGCTGTGGTCGGTCGCCTGCGCGCCTATCCCCATGTGCGTGACCGTCACGTGATCTACATCGACGGCGCCCTGGCGGCCATGTCCTTCATGTACGCGCTGGAAACCCAGGGCGTGTCGTCGTGCTCGATCAACTGGCCGGACATTCCCGAGCGTGAAGAGGCGGCGGCCAAGCTGCTCAAGCTCGACCCCGATGAGCGCATCGTGATGTTCATTTCCCTGGGCTACGCCGCCGACACGGGCCTGGTGCCTTACTCGCAGAAACTCTCGCTGGAGGAAGCCCGCAGCTACATGCGCCTGGAGTCGCCTGCTCGATGA
- a CDS encoding WecB/TagA/CpsF family glycosyltransferase: MKTSKLLYDPVIHKLKLLEEHDVTPLLEELSTPKKPTIVGFLNQHGYNLIQQDKRARRHFLQINHLLRDGIGIKLACQLNGLAPGANLNGTDFIPALIEHALQDERSDQYQLFAMGTCEPWTEEGANALFNGREYHAIDGFQPLERYLEFVQEHLQPGKIPLIVMGMGMPRQEEVAVILQRNLNRPALMICGGAILDFAAQRFNRAPELVRKVGMEWAYRLLMEPRRLFARYVIGIPQFFYYIVRNGRDSKVAVSEQGAYDRKS; the protein is encoded by the coding sequence GTGAAAACTTCCAAACTCCTGTACGACCCAGTTATTCACAAACTGAAGTTGCTGGAAGAACATGATGTGACGCCCTTGCTCGAAGAACTGAGCACGCCGAAGAAACCGACCATCGTCGGCTTTCTCAATCAGCACGGCTACAACCTGATCCAGCAGGACAAACGCGCCCGTCGCCATTTCCTGCAGATCAACCACCTGCTGCGCGATGGCATCGGCATCAAGCTGGCCTGCCAGTTGAACGGCCTGGCGCCCGGCGCCAACCTAAACGGTACGGATTTCATTCCGGCGCTGATCGAGCACGCCCTGCAGGACGAGCGCAGCGACCAGTATCAACTGTTCGCCATGGGCACCTGCGAGCCGTGGACGGAAGAAGGTGCCAATGCCCTGTTCAACGGCCGTGAGTACCATGCCATCGATGGTTTCCAACCGTTGGAGCGGTACCTGGAGTTCGTACAGGAGCACCTGCAGCCGGGCAAGATCCCGCTGATCGTGATGGGCATGGGCATGCCGCGTCAGGAAGAGGTGGCAGTCATCCTGCAGCGCAACCTCAATCGCCCTGCTCTGATGATCTGCGGCGGCGCGATCCTGGACTTCGCCGCCCAGCGCTTCAACCGCGCGCCGGAGCTGGTGCGCAAGGTCGGCATGGAGTGGGCCTATCGCCTGCTGATGGAACCGCGCCGGCTGTTCGCCCGCTACGTGATCGGTATTCCGCAGTTCTTCTACTACATCGTGCGCAACGGCCGCGACAGCAAGGTCGCCGTCAGCGAGCAAGGTGCCTACGACCGCAAATCCTGA
- a CDS encoding ATP-binding protein, with the protein MRILICSEQAGQLLPLLAPLSADCLAFPNLVATLDALDEGVDAVLLAEQLLDSHAQTLLTRFTDANIPVVLLGAADATAQAPMSVHSVSLVVEQPFTSRALCSALQNVKSNRQPRSPDEELALQQSQRMDAVESVIDGVAHDFNNMLTGIIGALDIMKRHVGAGRFDDLPRFIEAASISADRASALTQRLLTLSHRQPLEAQPIEVSPLMTSLEALIRRSIGDGITLQGDYQHGAVRVLVDARQLESSVLNLAVNARDAMPDGGQIGLHTSLVELQHECRAALPDLQPGRYLLIALSDTGTGMSSETLERVFDPFFTTKSVGQGSGLGLSMVHGFARQSGGQVTIHSEPHMGTTVRLYLPVVEEAAKVQQPAMEAPPARSRILLVESDSSVCLLVGEVAAECGHDLVNAADPQAALELLGREPFDLLISDVSLPGVSGVQLAERALAERPALAVLLVAAAADVGQLAAAPALRSIAKPFSKRELSETFAELLPAR; encoded by the coding sequence ATGCGCATCCTGATCTGTAGTGAACAAGCCGGGCAACTCCTGCCGCTGCTCGCGCCGCTGAGCGCCGACTGCCTGGCTTTTCCGAACCTTGTCGCAACGCTCGACGCTCTGGATGAGGGCGTCGACGCCGTGCTGCTGGCCGAGCAACTGCTCGATAGCCACGCCCAGACGCTGCTGACCCGATTCACGGATGCGAACATTCCCGTGGTGCTGCTTGGCGCAGCCGACGCCACGGCTCAAGCCCCGATGTCTGTGCATAGCGTCAGCCTAGTGGTGGAGCAGCCGTTTACCTCCCGTGCGCTGTGCAGTGCCTTGCAGAATGTTAAGAGCAACCGGCAGCCGCGTTCGCCTGACGAGGAACTGGCTCTGCAGCAGAGCCAGCGCATGGACGCCGTCGAGTCGGTGATCGATGGTGTCGCCCACGATTTCAACAATATGCTCACTGGCATCATCGGCGCGCTGGATATCATGAAGCGCCATGTCGGTGCCGGGCGCTTCGATGATCTGCCGCGGTTCATCGAGGCGGCGAGCATCTCCGCCGACCGTGCCAGTGCGCTGACCCAGCGCCTGCTTACGCTGTCCCATCGCCAACCGCTGGAGGCGCAGCCCATCGAAGTGAGCCCGCTGATGACCTCGCTCGAAGCGCTGATCCGCCGCTCCATCGGCGATGGCATCACCCTGCAGGGCGACTACCAGCACGGCGCCGTGCGGGTGCTGGTCGATGCCCGGCAGCTGGAGAGCTCGGTGCTCAACCTGGCCGTCAATGCCCGTGACGCCATGCCGGATGGCGGGCAGATCGGCCTGCATACCTCGCTTGTCGAACTGCAGCACGAGTGCCGCGCCGCCTTGCCGGACCTGCAGCCTGGTCGCTATCTGTTGATCGCCCTGTCGGACACCGGCACCGGCATGAGCAGCGAAACCCTGGAACGGGTTTTCGATCCCTTCTTCACCACCAAATCCGTCGGGCAGGGCAGTGGTCTGGGTTTGTCCATGGTGCATGGTTTCGCCCGCCAGAGTGGCGGTCAGGTGACCATTCACAGTGAGCCGCACATGGGCACCACGGTGCGTCTCTATCTTCCGGTGGTCGAGGAGGCTGCCAAGGTGCAACAACCGGCCATGGAAGCGCCGCCAGCAAGGTCGCGCATTCTGCTGGTGGAGAGCGATTCGTCGGTGTGTTTGCTGGTGGGCGAAGTGGCGGCCGAGTGCGGTCATGATCTGGTCAATGCCGCCGACCCGCAGGCGGCGCTAGAGCTCCTTGGGCGCGAGCCCTTCGACCTGCTGATCAGCGATGTCAGCCTGCCTGGCGTCAGCGGAGTGCAGCTGGCCGAGAGGGCGCTGGCCGAGCGCCCGGCGCTGGCCGTGCTACTGGTCGCCGCAGCTGCCGATGTAGGGCAACTGGCAGCGGCGCCGGCGCTGCGCAGCATCGCCAAGCCGTTCTCCAAACGTGAGTTGAGCGAGACCTTCGCCGAATTGCTGCCCGCGCGCTGA
- a CDS encoding response regulator: protein MTTILIVDDEYLIADILGYAMEDEGYMVVKASNGRRGLEVLDRERPELVITDFMMPVMDGLEFARAVRARPDSAELPIILMSGAQGSVGRASPELFAAVFDKPFDINLVIAKVKELIGPS, encoded by the coding sequence ATGACAACCATCCTGATAGTCGACGACGAATACCTGATTGCGGATATTCTCGGCTATGCCATGGAAGACGAAGGCTACATGGTGGTGAAGGCCAGTAACGGTCGGCGCGGACTCGAGGTGCTCGACCGTGAGCGCCCCGAGCTGGTGATCACCGACTTCATGATGCCGGTGATGGATGGTCTGGAATTTGCCCGTGCCGTCAGGGCCAGGCCGGACTCGGCGGAACTGCCGATCATCCTTATGAGCGGCGCCCAGGGCAGCGTCGGGCGTGCCAGCCCCGAGCTGTTTGCCGCGGTGTTCGACAAGCCTTTCGACATCAATCTGGTGATCGCCAAGGTCAAGGAATTGATCGGCCCGAGCTGA
- a CDS encoding mannose-1-phosphate guanylyltransferase/mannose-6-phosphate isomerase yields MIPVILSGGNGSRLWPLSRQLNPKQFLPIADDSLSMLQATIRRLDGLNASQPCLICNEEHRFLAAEQLRTLGIENASILLEPVGRNTAPAVALAAIKALEKENDPVLLILAADHLIKDVDAFHRAVETALPFAQAGKLVTFGIVPTHAETGYGYLQKGAAAGDGGFTVAKFVEKPDSQTAERYLASGEHFWNSGMFMFRASRYLEELQRWQPEILEACRRATAQSEEDMHFVRIGKEAFAACPEDSIDYAVMEKTEDAVMVPLDAGWSDIGSWSALWDVSDKDADGNVHKGDVLSHDSQNNYVHADYRLVTTVGVEDLIIVETKDTVMVAHKDKAQEVKRIVEQLKREERCEHLNNREVYRPWGMYDSIDQGARYQVKRITVKPGAKLSVQMHHHRAEHWIVVSGTAQVTNGDETYMVTENQSTYIPIGQIHALENPGMIPLELIEVQSGTYLGEDDIIRFSDNYGRVKELKVSAA; encoded by the coding sequence ATGATTCCTGTCATTCTTTCCGGCGGTAACGGCTCGCGCCTCTGGCCGCTCTCGCGCCAACTCAACCCCAAGCAGTTCCTGCCGATCGCTGACGACTCGCTGTCCATGCTGCAGGCGACCATTCGCCGCCTGGACGGCCTGAACGCCAGCCAGCCGTGCCTGATCTGCAACGAGGAGCACCGCTTCCTCGCCGCCGAACAGCTGCGCACCCTGGGCATCGAGAACGCCAGCATCCTGCTTGAGCCGGTAGGCCGCAACACCGCGCCGGCGGTGGCGCTGGCCGCGATCAAGGCGCTGGAGAAGGAAAATGATCCGGTACTGCTGATTCTCGCCGCCGACCACCTGATCAAGGACGTGGACGCCTTCCATCGCGCCGTGGAAACCGCCCTGCCCTTCGCCCAGGCCGGCAAGCTGGTGACCTTCGGCATCGTGCCGACCCATGCCGAGACCGGTTACGGCTACCTGCAGAAAGGCGCAGCGGCCGGCGATGGCGGCTTCACCGTCGCCAAGTTCGTCGAGAAGCCGGACAGCCAAACCGCCGAGCGCTACCTGGCCTCCGGCGAGCACTTCTGGAACAGCGGCATGTTCATGTTCCGCGCCAGCCGCTACCTCGAAGAGCTGCAGCGCTGGCAGCCGGAGATTCTCGAAGCCTGCCGCCGCGCCACCGCGCAGAGCGAAGAAGACATGCACTTCGTGCGCATCGGCAAGGAGGCGTTCGCCGCCTGCCCGGAAGACTCCATCGACTACGCGGTGATGGAAAAGACCGAAGACGCGGTGATGGTGCCGCTGGACGCCGGCTGGAGCGACATCGGTTCCTGGTCCGCGCTGTGGGACGTCAGCGACAAGGACGCCGACGGCAACGTGCACAAGGGCGACGTGCTCAGCCACGACAGCCAGAACAACTACGTGCATGCCGACTACCGCCTGGTGACCACCGTGGGCGTCGAGGACCTGATCATCGTCGAGACCAAGGACACCGTCATGGTCGCGCACAAGGACAAGGCCCAGGAGGTCAAGCGCATCGTCGAGCAGCTCAAGCGTGAAGAGCGCTGCGAGCATCTCAACAACCGCGAGGTGTATCGCCCGTGGGGTATGTACGACTCCATCGACCAGGGCGCGCGCTATCAGGTCAAACGCATCACCGTGAAGCCTGGTGCCAAGCTGTCGGTACAGATGCATCACCACCGTGCAGAGCACTGGATCGTGGTCAGCGGTACCGCTCAGGTCACTAACGGTGATGAAACCTACATGGTCACCGAAAACCAGTCGACCTATATCCCGATTGGCCAGATTCATGCATTGGAAAACCCGGGCATGATTCCGCTGGAACTGATCGAGGTGCAGTCCGGGACCTACCTGGGCGAGGACGACATCATCCGCTTCTCCGACAACTATGGCCGCGTCAAGGAACTCAAGGTTTCCGCGGCCTGA
- a CDS encoding two-component system sensor histidine kinase NtrB has product MHSQFAPLSPGTLTERHYEMLVQAVVDYAIFMLDPTGIVVSWNAGAARIKGYDASEAIGQHLSLFYTDEDRQAGKPDYLLEQARREGRAQDEGWRVRKDGTRFWALVVIDAIRNEQGEVIGLAKITRDITDRREADGRYDALRAQLFQAQKLEALGQLSGGMAHDFNNLLTIILSAAKLASRTDDPERLASLLDNIQTAGERGAQMTRNLLTFARCEPKATRQVDLNELLDAAATFIGQALPRTMTLHMQVDEGLHRVQLDPSELEMALLNLVLNARDAMGGVGEVQLQARNRQLAGEEGLHGAFVEVAVADQGCGIDPAIRPRLFEPFFTTKDIGKGTGLGLSQVYGFARQANGAVQIDSAAGRGTLINLYLPAVVSGVADAPV; this is encoded by the coding sequence ATGCACAGCCAGTTTGCGCCTCTCTCACCGGGCACCCTGACCGAGCGCCATTACGAAATGCTCGTGCAGGCGGTTGTCGACTACGCCATCTTCATGCTCGACCCGACAGGCATCGTGGTGTCCTGGAATGCTGGTGCGGCGCGCATCAAGGGCTATGACGCCAGCGAAGCGATCGGCCAGCACCTGTCGCTGTTCTACACCGACGAAGACCGCCAGGCAGGCAAGCCCGATTACCTGCTCGAACAGGCGCGCCGCGAAGGCCGCGCCCAGGACGAGGGCTGGCGGGTACGCAAGGACGGCACACGGTTCTGGGCGCTGGTGGTCATCGATGCGATCCGCAATGAGCAGGGCGAGGTCATCGGCCTGGCCAAGATCACCCGCGACATCACCGATCGCCGCGAAGCCGATGGGCGCTACGACGCTTTACGCGCCCAGCTGTTCCAGGCCCAGAAGCTGGAAGCCCTCGGACAGCTGAGCGGCGGCATGGCCCACGACTTCAACAACCTGCTGACCATCATTCTTAGCGCCGCCAAGCTGGCCAGCCGCACCGACGATCCTGAGCGCCTGGCCAGCCTTTTGGACAACATCCAGACGGCCGGCGAACGGGGTGCGCAGATGACCCGCAACCTGCTGACCTTCGCTCGCTGCGAGCCCAAGGCTACTCGGCAGGTCGATCTCAACGAGTTACTGGATGCCGCTGCCACCTTCATCGGCCAGGCACTGCCCCGAACCATGACGCTGCACATGCAGGTCGATGAGGGGCTGCACCGCGTGCAGCTCGACCCCAGCGAACTGGAGATGGCTTTGCTCAATCTGGTACTCAATGCACGCGATGCCATGGGTGGTGTGGGCGAGGTGCAGCTGCAGGCGCGCAATCGGCAGCTGGCCGGCGAGGAGGGGTTGCACGGGGCGTTCGTGGAAGTCGCCGTGGCCGATCAGGGTTGCGGGATCGACCCGGCGATTCGCCCGCGTCTGTTCGAGCCGTTTTTCACCACCAAGGACATCGGCAAGGGAACCGGATTGGGCCTGAGTCAGGTCTATGGTTTTGCTCGTCAGGCAAATGGCGCAGTGCAAATCGACAGCGCAGCTGGCCGGGGCACTTTGATCAACCTTTACCTGCCGGCAGTCGTCAGTGGTGTGGCAGATGCACCGGTATGA